A genomic window from Nomascus leucogenys isolate Asia chromosome 10, Asia_NLE_v1, whole genome shotgun sequence includes:
- the ARHGAP33 gene encoding rho GTPase-activating protein 33 isoform X4: MVARSTDSLDGPGEGSVQPLPTAGGPSVKGKPGKRLSAPRGPFPRLADCAHFHYENVDFGHIQLLLSPDREGPSLSGENELVFGVQVTCQGRSWPVLRSYDDFRSLDAHLHRCIFDRRFSCLPELPPPPEGARAAQMLVPLLLQYLETLSGLVDSNLNCGPVLTWMELDNHGRRLLLSEEASLNIPAVAAAHVIKRYTAQAPDELSFEVGDIVSVIDMPPTEDRSWWRGKRGFQVGFFPSECVELFTERPGPGLKADADGPPCGIPAPQGISSLTSAVPRPRGKLAGLLRTFMRSRPSRQRLRQRGILRQRVFGCDLGEHLSNSGQDVPQVLRCCSEFIEAHGVVDGIYRLSGVSSNIQRLRHEFDSERIPELSGPAFLQDIHSVSSLCKLYFRELPNPLLTYQLYGKFSEAMSVPREEERLVRVHDVIQQLPPPHYRTLEYLLRHLARMARHSANTSMHARNLAIVWAPNLLRSMELESVGMGGAAAFREVRVQSVVVEFLLTHVDVLFSDTFTSAGLDPAGRCLLPRPKSLAGSCPSTRLLTLEEAQARTQGRLGTPTEPTTPKAPASPAERRKGERGEKQRKPGGSSWKTFFALGRGPSVPRKKPLPWLGGTRAPPQPSGSRPDTVTLRSAKSEESLSSQASGAGLQRLHRLRRPHSSSDAFPVGPAPAGSCESLSSSSSSESSSSGSSSSSSESSAAGLGALSGSPSHRTSAWLDDGDELDFSPPRCLEGLRGLDFDPLTFRCSSPTPGDPAPPASPAPPAPASAFPPRVTPQAISPRGPTSPASPAALDISEPLAVSVPPAVLELLGAGGAPASATPTPALSPGRSLRPHLIPLLLRGAEAPLTDACQQEMCSKLRGAQGPLGPDMESPLPPPPLSLLRPGGAPPPPPKNPARLMALALAERAQQVAEQQSQQECGGTPPAPQSPFRRSLSLEVGGEPLGTSGSGPPPNSLAHPGAWVPGPPPYLPRQQSDGSLLRSQRPMGTSRRGLRGPAQVPTPGFFSPAPRECLPPFLGVPKPGLYPLGPPSFQPSSPAPVWRSSLGPPAPLDRGENLYYEIGASEGSPYSGPTRSWSPFRSMPPDRLNASYGMLGQSPPLHRSPDFLLSYPPAPSCFPPDHLGYSAPQHPARRPTPPEPLYVNLALGPRGPSPASSSSSSPPAHPRSRSDPGPPVPRLPQKQRAPWGPRTPHRVPGPWGPPEPLLLYRAAPPAYGRGGELHRGSLYRNGGQRGEGAGPPPPYPTPSWSLHSEGQTRSYC, from the exons ATGGTG GCACGCAGCACTGACAGCCTTGATGGCCCAGGGGAGGGCTCGGTGCAGCCCCTACCCACCGCTGGGGGGCCCAGTGTGAAGGGGAAGCCTGGGAAGAG gctctcAGCTCCTCGAGGCCCCTTCCCGCGGCTGGCTGACTGCGCCCATTTCCACTACGAGAACGTCGACTTTGGCCACATTCAG CTCCTGCTGTCTCCAGATCGTGAAGGGCCCAGCCTCTCTGGAGAGAATGAGCTGGTGTTCGGGGTGCAGGTGACCTGTCAG GGCCGTTCCTGGCCGGTTCTCCGGAGTTACGATGATTTTCGTTCCCTGGATGCCCACCTCCACCGGTGCATATTTGACCGGAGGTTCTCCTGCCTTCCGGAGCTTCCCCCGCCCCCCGAGGGTGCCAGGGCTGCCCAG ATGCTGGTGCCACTGCTGCTGCAGTACCTGGAGACCCTGTCAGGACTGGTGGACAGTAACCTCAACTGCGGGCCTGTGCTCACCTGGATGGAG CTGGACAACCACGGACGGCGACTGCTCCTCAGTGAGGAGGCGTCGCTCAATATCCCTGCAGTGGCGGCCGCCCACGTGATCAAACGGTACACAGCCCAGGCGCCAGATGAGCTGTCCTTTGAG GTGGGAGACATTGTCTCGGTGATTGACATGCCGCCCACGGAGGATCGGAGCTGGTGGCGAGGCAAACGAGGCTTCCAG GTCGGGTTCTTCCCCAGTGAGTGTGTGGAACTCTTCACGGAGCGGCCAGGTCCGGGCCTGAAGGCGG ATGCCGATGGCCCCCCATGTGGCATCCCGGCTCCCCAGGGTATCTCAtctctgacctcag CTGTGCCACGGCCTCGTGGGAAGCTGGCCGGCCTGCTCCGCACCTTTATGCGCTCCCGCCCTTCTCGGCAGCGGCTGCGGCAGCGGGGAATCCTGCGACAGAGGGTGTTTGGCTGCGATCTTGGCGAGCACCTCAGCAACTCAGGCCAGGATG TGCCCCAGGTGCTGCGCTGCTGCTCTGAGTTCATTGAGGCCCACGGGGTGGTGGATGGGATCTACCGGCTCTCAGGCGTGTCTTCCAACATCCAGAGGCTTCG GCACGAGTTTGACAGTGAGAGGATCCCGGAGCTGTCTGGCCCTGCCTTCCTGCAGGACATCCACAGCGTGTCCTCCCTCTGCAAGCTCTACTTCCGAGAGCTTCCGAACCCTCTGCTCACCTACCAGCTCTATGGGAAGTTCAGT GAGGCCATGTCAGTGCCTAGGGAGGAGGAGCGTCTGGTGCGGGTGCACGATGTCATCCAGCAGCTGCCCCCGCCACATTACAG GACCCTGGAGTACCTGCTGAGGCACCTGGCCCGCATGGCGAGACACAGTGCCAACACCAGCATGCATGCCCGCAACCTGGCCATTGTCTGGGCACCCAACCTGCTACG GTCCATGGAGCTGGAGTCAGTGGGAATGGGTGGCGCGGCGGCGTTCCGGGAAGTTCGGGTGCAGTCGGTGGTGGTGGAGTTTCTGCTCACCCATGTGGACGTCCTGTTCAGCGACACCTTCACCTCCGCCGGCCTCGACCCTGCAG GCCGCTGCCTGCTCCCCAGGCCCAAGTCCCTTGCGGGCAGCTGCCCCTCCACCCGCCTGCTGACGCTGGAGGAAGCCCAGGCACGCACTCAGGGCCGGCTGGGGACGCCCACGGAGCCCACAACTCCCAAGGCCCCGGCCTCACCTGCGGAAAG GAGGAAAGGGGAGCGAGGGGAGAAACAGCGGAAGCCAGGGGGCAGCAGCTGGAAGACGTTCTTTGCACTGGGCCGGGGCCCCAGTGTCCCTCGAAAGAAGCCCCTGCCCTGGCTGGGGGGCACCCGTGCCCCACCGCAGCCTTCAG GCAGCAGACCTGACACCGTCACACTGAGATCTGCCAAGAGCGAGGAGTCTCTGTCATCGCAGGCCAGCGGGGCTG GCCTCCAGAGGCTGCACAGGCTGCGGCGACCCCACTCCAGCAGCGACGCTTTCCCTGTGGGCCCAGCACCTGCTGGCTCCTGCGAGAGCCTgtcctcgtcctcctcctccgAGTCCTCCTCCTCCGGGtcctcctcttcatcctctgAGTCCTCAGCAGCTGGGCTGGGGGCACTCTCTGGGTCTCCCTCACACCGTACCTCAGCCTGGCTAGATGATGGTGATGAGCTGGACTTCAGCCCACCCCGCTGCCTGGAGGGACTCCGAGGGCTGGACTTTGATCCCTTAACCTTCCGCTGCAGCAGCCCCACCCCAGGGGATCCCGCACCTCCCGCCAGCCCAGCACCCCCcgcccctgcctctgccttcccacCCAGGGTGACCCCCCAGGCCATCTCGCCCAGAGGGCCCACCAGCCCCGCCTCGCCTGCTGCCCTAGACATCTCAGAGCCCCTGGCTGTATCAGTGCCACCTGCTGTCCTAGaactgctgggggctgggggagcacctgcctcagccaccccaacACCAGCTCTCAGCCCCGGCCGGAGCCTGCGCCCCCATCTCATACCCCTGCTGCTACGTGGAGCCGAGGCCCCGCTGACTGACGCCTGCCAGCAGGAGATGTGCAGCAAGCTCCGGGGAGCCCAGGGCCCACTCG GTCCTGATATGGAGTCACCATTGCCACCCCCTCCCCTGTCTCTCCTGCGCCCTGGGGgtgccccacccccgccccctaAGAACCCAGCACGCctcatggccctggccctggctgaGCGGGCTCAGCAGGTAGCCGAGCAACAGAGCCAGCAGGAGTGTGGGGGCACCCCACCTGCTCCCCAATCCCCCTTCCGCCGCTCGCTGTCTCTGGAGGTGGGCGGGGAGCCCCTGGGGACCTCAGGGAGTGGGCCACCTCCCAACTCCCTAGCCCACCCGGGTGCCTGGGTCCCGGGACCCCCACCCTACTTACCAAGGCAACAAAGTGATGGGAGTCTGCTGAGGAGCCAGCGGCCCATGGGGACCTCAAGGAGGGGACTCCGAGGCCCTGCCCAG GTTCCTACCCCCGGCTtcttctccccagcccccagggaGTGCCTGCCACCCTTCCTCGGGGTCCCCAAGCCAGGCTTGTACCCCCTGGGCCCCCCATCCTTCCAGCCCAGTTCCCCAGCCCCGGTCTGGAGGAGCTCCCTGGGCCCCCCTGCACCACTCGACAGGGGAGAGAACCTGTACTATGAGATCGGGGCAAGTGAGGGGTCCCCCTATTCCGGCCCCACCCGCTCCTGGAGTCCCTTTCGCTCCATGCCCCCTGACAGGCTCAATGCCTCCTACGGCATGCTTGGCCAATCGCCCCCACTCCACAGGTCCCCCGACTTCCTGCTCAGCTACCCGCCAGCTCCCTCCTGCTTTCCCCCTGACCACCTTGGCTACTCAGCCCCCCAGCACCCTGCTCGGCGCCCCACACCGCCTGAGCCCCTCTATGTCAACCTAGCCCTAGGGCCCAGGGGTCCCtcacctgcctcttcctcctcctcttcccctcctgcCCACCCCCGAAGCCGTTCAGATCCCGGTCCCCCAGTCCCCCGCCTTCCCCAGAAACAACGGGCACCCTGGGGCCCCCGTACCCCTCATAGGGTGCCGGGTCCCTGGGGCCCCCCTGAGCCTCTCCTGCTCTACAGGGCAGCCCCGCCAGCCTACGGAAGGGGGGGCGAGCTCCACCGAGGGTCCTTGTACAGAAATGGAGGGCAAAGAGGGGAGGGGGCTGGTCCCCCACCCCCTTACCCCACTCCCAGCTGGTCCCTCCACTCTGAGGGCCAGACCCGAAGCTACTGCTGA
- the ARHGAP33 gene encoding rho GTPase-activating protein 33 isoform X2, translating into MVARSTDSLDGPGEGSVQPLPTAGGPSVKGKPGKRLSAPRGPFPRLADCAHFHYENVDFGHIQLLLSPDREGPSLSGENELVFGVQVTCQGRSWPVLRSYDDFRSLDAHLHRCIFDRRFSCLPELPPPPEGARAAQMLVPLLLQYLETLSGLVDSNLNCGPVLTWMELDNHGRRLLLSEEASLNIPAVAAAHVIKRYTAQAPDELSFEVGDIVSVIDMPPTEDRSWWRGKRGFQVGFFPSECVELFTERPGPGLKADADGPPCGIPAPQGISSLTSAVPRPRGKLAGLLRTFMRSRPSRQRLRQRGILRQRVFGCDLGEHLSNSGQDVPQVLRCCSEFIEAHGVVDGIYRLSGVSSNIQRLRHEFDSERIPELSGPAFLQDIHSVSSLCKLYFRELPNPLLTYQLYGKFSEAMSVPREEERLVRVHDVIQQLPPPHYRTLEYLLRHLARMARHSANTSMHARNLAIVWAPNLLRSMELESVGMGGAAAFREVRVQSVVVEFLLTHVDVLFSDTFTSAGLDPAGRCLLPRPKSLAGSCPSTRLLTLEEAQARTQGRLGTPTEPTTPKAPASPAERRKGERGEKQRKPGGSSWKTFFALGRGPSVPRKKPLPWLGGTRAPPQPSGSRPDTVTLRSAKSEESLSSQASGAGLQRLHRLRRPHSSSDAFPVGPAPAGSCESLSSSSSSESSSSGSSSSSSESSAAGLGALSGSPSHRTSAWLDDGDELDFSPPRCLEGLRGLDFDPLTFRCSSPTPGDPAPPASPAPPAPASAFPPRVTPQAISPRGPTSPASPAALDISEPLAVSVPPAVLELLGAGGAPASATPTPALSPGRSLRPHLIPLLLRGAEAPLTDACQQEMCSKLRGAQGPLGPDMESPLPPPPLSLLRPGGAPPPPPKNPARLMALALAERAQQVAEQQSQQECGGTPPAPQSPFRRSLSLEVGGEPLGTSGSGPPPNSLAHPGAWVPGPPPYLPRQQSDGSLLRSQRPMGTSRRGLRGPAQVSAQLRAGGGGRDAPEAAAQSPCSVPSQVPTPGFFSPAPRECLPPFLGVPKPGLYPLGPPSFQPSSPAPVWRSSLGPPAPLDRGENLYYEIGASEGSPYSGPTRSWSPFRSMPPDRLNASYGMLGQSPPLHRSPDFLLSYPPAPSCFPPDHLGYSAPQHPARRPTPPEPLYVNLALGPRGPSPASSSSSSPPAHPRSRSDPGPPVPRLPQKQRAPWGPRTPHRVPGPWGPPEPLLLYRAAPPAYGRGGELHRGSLYRNGGQRGEGAGPPPPYPTPSWSLHSEGQTRSYC; encoded by the exons ATGGTG GCACGCAGCACTGACAGCCTTGATGGCCCAGGGGAGGGCTCGGTGCAGCCCCTACCCACCGCTGGGGGGCCCAGTGTGAAGGGGAAGCCTGGGAAGAG gctctcAGCTCCTCGAGGCCCCTTCCCGCGGCTGGCTGACTGCGCCCATTTCCACTACGAGAACGTCGACTTTGGCCACATTCAG CTCCTGCTGTCTCCAGATCGTGAAGGGCCCAGCCTCTCTGGAGAGAATGAGCTGGTGTTCGGGGTGCAGGTGACCTGTCAG GGCCGTTCCTGGCCGGTTCTCCGGAGTTACGATGATTTTCGTTCCCTGGATGCCCACCTCCACCGGTGCATATTTGACCGGAGGTTCTCCTGCCTTCCGGAGCTTCCCCCGCCCCCCGAGGGTGCCAGGGCTGCCCAG ATGCTGGTGCCACTGCTGCTGCAGTACCTGGAGACCCTGTCAGGACTGGTGGACAGTAACCTCAACTGCGGGCCTGTGCTCACCTGGATGGAG CTGGACAACCACGGACGGCGACTGCTCCTCAGTGAGGAGGCGTCGCTCAATATCCCTGCAGTGGCGGCCGCCCACGTGATCAAACGGTACACAGCCCAGGCGCCAGATGAGCTGTCCTTTGAG GTGGGAGACATTGTCTCGGTGATTGACATGCCGCCCACGGAGGATCGGAGCTGGTGGCGAGGCAAACGAGGCTTCCAG GTCGGGTTCTTCCCCAGTGAGTGTGTGGAACTCTTCACGGAGCGGCCAGGTCCGGGCCTGAAGGCGG ATGCCGATGGCCCCCCATGTGGCATCCCGGCTCCCCAGGGTATCTCAtctctgacctcag CTGTGCCACGGCCTCGTGGGAAGCTGGCCGGCCTGCTCCGCACCTTTATGCGCTCCCGCCCTTCTCGGCAGCGGCTGCGGCAGCGGGGAATCCTGCGACAGAGGGTGTTTGGCTGCGATCTTGGCGAGCACCTCAGCAACTCAGGCCAGGATG TGCCCCAGGTGCTGCGCTGCTGCTCTGAGTTCATTGAGGCCCACGGGGTGGTGGATGGGATCTACCGGCTCTCAGGCGTGTCTTCCAACATCCAGAGGCTTCG GCACGAGTTTGACAGTGAGAGGATCCCGGAGCTGTCTGGCCCTGCCTTCCTGCAGGACATCCACAGCGTGTCCTCCCTCTGCAAGCTCTACTTCCGAGAGCTTCCGAACCCTCTGCTCACCTACCAGCTCTATGGGAAGTTCAGT GAGGCCATGTCAGTGCCTAGGGAGGAGGAGCGTCTGGTGCGGGTGCACGATGTCATCCAGCAGCTGCCCCCGCCACATTACAG GACCCTGGAGTACCTGCTGAGGCACCTGGCCCGCATGGCGAGACACAGTGCCAACACCAGCATGCATGCCCGCAACCTGGCCATTGTCTGGGCACCCAACCTGCTACG GTCCATGGAGCTGGAGTCAGTGGGAATGGGTGGCGCGGCGGCGTTCCGGGAAGTTCGGGTGCAGTCGGTGGTGGTGGAGTTTCTGCTCACCCATGTGGACGTCCTGTTCAGCGACACCTTCACCTCCGCCGGCCTCGACCCTGCAG GCCGCTGCCTGCTCCCCAGGCCCAAGTCCCTTGCGGGCAGCTGCCCCTCCACCCGCCTGCTGACGCTGGAGGAAGCCCAGGCACGCACTCAGGGCCGGCTGGGGACGCCCACGGAGCCCACAACTCCCAAGGCCCCGGCCTCACCTGCGGAAAG GAGGAAAGGGGAGCGAGGGGAGAAACAGCGGAAGCCAGGGGGCAGCAGCTGGAAGACGTTCTTTGCACTGGGCCGGGGCCCCAGTGTCCCTCGAAAGAAGCCCCTGCCCTGGCTGGGGGGCACCCGTGCCCCACCGCAGCCTTCAG GCAGCAGACCTGACACCGTCACACTGAGATCTGCCAAGAGCGAGGAGTCTCTGTCATCGCAGGCCAGCGGGGCTG GCCTCCAGAGGCTGCACAGGCTGCGGCGACCCCACTCCAGCAGCGACGCTTTCCCTGTGGGCCCAGCACCTGCTGGCTCCTGCGAGAGCCTgtcctcgtcctcctcctccgAGTCCTCCTCCTCCGGGtcctcctcttcatcctctgAGTCCTCAGCAGCTGGGCTGGGGGCACTCTCTGGGTCTCCCTCACACCGTACCTCAGCCTGGCTAGATGATGGTGATGAGCTGGACTTCAGCCCACCCCGCTGCCTGGAGGGACTCCGAGGGCTGGACTTTGATCCCTTAACCTTCCGCTGCAGCAGCCCCACCCCAGGGGATCCCGCACCTCCCGCCAGCCCAGCACCCCCcgcccctgcctctgccttcccacCCAGGGTGACCCCCCAGGCCATCTCGCCCAGAGGGCCCACCAGCCCCGCCTCGCCTGCTGCCCTAGACATCTCAGAGCCCCTGGCTGTATCAGTGCCACCTGCTGTCCTAGaactgctgggggctgggggagcacctgcctcagccaccccaacACCAGCTCTCAGCCCCGGCCGGAGCCTGCGCCCCCATCTCATACCCCTGCTGCTACGTGGAGCCGAGGCCCCGCTGACTGACGCCTGCCAGCAGGAGATGTGCAGCAAGCTCCGGGGAGCCCAGGGCCCACTCG GTCCTGATATGGAGTCACCATTGCCACCCCCTCCCCTGTCTCTCCTGCGCCCTGGGGgtgccccacccccgccccctaAGAACCCAGCACGCctcatggccctggccctggctgaGCGGGCTCAGCAGGTAGCCGAGCAACAGAGCCAGCAGGAGTGTGGGGGCACCCCACCTGCTCCCCAATCCCCCTTCCGCCGCTCGCTGTCTCTGGAGGTGGGCGGGGAGCCCCTGGGGACCTCAGGGAGTGGGCCACCTCCCAACTCCCTAGCCCACCCGGGTGCCTGGGTCCCGGGACCCCCACCCTACTTACCAAGGCAACAAAGTGATGGGAGTCTGCTGAGGAGCCAGCGGCCCATGGGGACCTCAAGGAGGGGACTCCGAGGCCCTGCCCAGGTCAGTGCCCAGCTCAGGgcaggtggtgggggcagggatgcGCCAGAGGCAGCAGCCCAGTCCCCATGTTCTGTCCCCTCACAGGTTCCTACCCCCGGCTtcttctccccagcccccagggaGTGCCTGCCACCCTTCCTCGGGGTCCCCAAGCCAGGCTTGTACCCCCTGGGCCCCCCATCCTTCCAGCCCAGTTCCCCAGCCCCGGTCTGGAGGAGCTCCCTGGGCCCCCCTGCACCACTCGACAGGGGAGAGAACCTGTACTATGAGATCGGGGCAAGTGAGGGGTCCCCCTATTCCGGCCCCACCCGCTCCTGGAGTCCCTTTCGCTCCATGCCCCCTGACAGGCTCAATGCCTCCTACGGCATGCTTGGCCAATCGCCCCCACTCCACAGGTCCCCCGACTTCCTGCTCAGCTACCCGCCAGCTCCCTCCTGCTTTCCCCCTGACCACCTTGGCTACTCAGCCCCCCAGCACCCTGCTCGGCGCCCCACACCGCCTGAGCCCCTCTATGTCAACCTAGCCCTAGGGCCCAGGGGTCCCtcacctgcctcttcctcctcctcttcccctcctgcCCACCCCCGAAGCCGTTCAGATCCCGGTCCCCCAGTCCCCCGCCTTCCCCAGAAACAACGGGCACCCTGGGGCCCCCGTACCCCTCATAGGGTGCCGGGTCCCTGGGGCCCCCCTGAGCCTCTCCTGCTCTACAGGGCAGCCCCGCCAGCCTACGGAAGGGGGGGCGAGCTCCACCGAGGGTCCTTGTACAGAAATGGAGGGCAAAGAGGGGAGGGGGCTGGTCCCCCACCCCCTTACCCCACTCCCAGCTGGTCCCTCCACTCTGAGGGCCAGACCCGAAGCTACTGCTGA